Below is a window of Solanum stenotomum isolate F172 chromosome 7, ASM1918654v1, whole genome shotgun sequence DNA.
CAttaccattattattattgttatgatATCATTATACTTTCCTCTTTTCACTATTTTCATCATAGCTTGCTACTTTGACATTCGTTTTCAAATTGTTCTGTAAAACGCTTTTTTTAAGCTAAGGATCTATCGAAAACAACTTCTCTACCCCACAAATGTAGTGGTACGGTTTGCGTACAACCACCCTCCATAGACCCTGTGGAATGGTCTATGTTGCTGTTGTTGAAGGATATGTTCTGATGCATGTATTTATTTATCTGTTCATGCCTTTTATGAATGATGCAGTAAGCAACTCAATTGAAATAAATCTTTTGAGCtcaaatgtcacataaattgtaGCATTTTTTCCCTCTTTGAGCAGCCAGTGGTGATTCCTGTCAAACCAGATATTATTCACAAAACACAACCAGCATAACAGGCAGACAattatcattttcttcattGATACAACTTTACATACTTTATACAATTTTAAACGAATTGACcatgatatttttttcacttataCACGTAGCTGCATCGATCTAAACTTAAGCCATGTTTTACATTTCGAAAAGCTCATTTTGTTATAGCAAGAATGGAATAGACCAAAAGAAATGTGACTATAACAATTGCTCCAACAAGAGTGAATTGTGGACTTGTCCATAGCATAAGGTTTGATTTCTCTGCTCTCTTAATAGGATCAACCTCTTCAGATAACGGATATTCAGAGCGCTTAGGATTCCATGTTACGTACTTGTTTGGAGAGAATTGCGAAAAGATGTTTGAGAAGATGTTCTTCCTGTTTCGCTTCCTGAAGCTTGACCAGGCTTTGTCCCAATCAGTTGAGGATTTATCACctacaaaaggaaaataatgtTAATTCATACTGAATTTACCAAGTATGTAAGGTGCAAGAAAGTGCAAGTGGTACACATTGAGGATAAAATGAGAAAAGGTCGCTTAAGATGGCTTGGTGATATCTTGTGTCATCCTACAGATACCGGTTCGCAAGTGTGGAAACTATGGTGATGGAAGGTGTTGCGAGGTAGACCTAAATCACATGGAATGAAGTTGTCTCGAAAGACCTACAATTTCTTGGCATTACCCTAGAATATTCTAACAAATGCAAACTTTGTTAAaatgacaacaacaacatacctagtgtagtcccacaagtggggGTCTAGGAAGGATAGAGTGTGCGCAGACCTTACCCTTACCTTGGGAGGTAGAAAAGttatttctgatagaccctcggctcaaggaaAAACATTTCAAAGCAAGTAAAACAAACTTAGCTAAAATGGAGGGAAAAAAATCCATGTAGGtgatttttcacttttattttaattaggtATGATGATGACACGAGTTGAGAGTAACAATGAGGTTTCATATAGCCGACTTCACATTGTTTGGGACTGAAGCGTActtcttgttgttgtttaaCTAACAATACTAAGATCTAAGTCCACAAGTAGAAAGAATCACTTCCTAAAAGAACACAAGGTATTGCAAGTTCAACGCTGTAACAACATTTCACCAAAGGTGCATATAGATGCCAGCAAATGCCTCCACTTTATATAATTCTTAAGTAAATAGTTAATGTAAAAtacacacctaaactatcactttttcGCGAGTACCATACCTCAACCTAGAGTTAAAATCTTGTGTccttgtttctcttttttttattcttgttgattacctcatGTTAGTGTCCATTTATATTCCTATATATATTGTGAATTTATTTGTGTGCGCTATTTTCTCCCAATAACACACTCTAATTGCCATTCTGATTCTCTTATCCATCACATAAGCTCTTTCGATCCAACTCTTCGTGTTCTGCTTAGTC
It encodes the following:
- the LOC125870864 gene encoding uncharacterized protein LOC125870864; amino-acid sequence: MDIRLSYRNISSHGLWSCPTTQKGLKPCCSGKNSQQNGDSNSNSGDKSSTDWDKAWSSFRKRNRKNIFSNIFSQFSPNKYVTWNPKRSEYPLSEEVDPIKRAEKSNLMLWTSPQFTLVGAIVIVTFLLVYSILAITK